A portion of the Nitrospirota bacterium genome contains these proteins:
- a CDS encoding EAL domain-containing protein, whose protein sequence is MFISKTRSIKQKLMITNLITVTLLLVLVCIGLIANEFVGFKKSLVKALTIQAKMIGNNSTAALSFNDQEAEKEILFTTISASNIVVAAIYKEDRPFARYQRDLDGPVSNPSSLEAGYRFGLNYLEIVQPIHFLDETIGTIYIRSDLKEMYAHFLLYTVTIAGIMTISLSTAFILLSRFQKGITAPIFDLTSLMKEISRKKDYSLRSGIQTGDEFGILAEGFNGMLEQIQRRDVELERNKTDLAKINEDLREREEGLRKIFEEGPLGMALISLDNNIIRVNPILSRMLGYTAEELTRLSLINISHPDETDDCLIYSKKLIQGDIPTYNIEKRYVKKDGTYIWVNLTASLIREKNGNPLYFIGMMQDITEKKMLYDKLKHDASHDGLTNLSNKTLFLERLEGAISHSKREDNFKFAILFLDLDRFKNVNDSFGHVVGDHLLQSAARRIKKSLRAYNTLARLGGDEFAILLEDIKDDKNPIVVAERVRKELEKSFRLNDQDVFITASIGIVLSSAGLHNAEEMIRDADIAMYQAKLDGRNRYVIYNEKMHEEIKLTLRLENDLRHAIEKNQFLLHYQPIISVVTGDLVGFESLVRWQLATGELVPPIRFIPVAEETGLILPIGKWVFKEACRQIAIWKEKFPFDPPLTVSINLSSKQMKPNLIGEISEILEEARVSPENVRVEITESIIMENPEISSQILLELKKMNIKVYFDDFGTGYSSLSYIHKFHMDALKIDRSFVSTMCSNTNAMEIVKSVIAMAHSLKKFVIAEGVETAEQLEELKKLNCEYFQGYLYSKPLDVKAVEALLKRNSLILKKAV, encoded by the coding sequence ATGTTTATATCAAAGACCCGGTCAATAAAACAGAAATTAATGATCACCAATCTGATCACGGTGACTCTTCTCCTGGTCCTGGTCTGCATCGGGCTGATTGCGAACGAATTTGTCGGTTTCAAGAAATCGTTGGTCAAAGCGCTTACGATTCAGGCCAAAATGATCGGAAACAACAGTACCGCGGCCCTGTCATTTAATGATCAAGAGGCTGAAAAAGAGATCCTGTTTACGACGATTTCCGCATCCAATATTGTCGTTGCCGCCATCTATAAAGAGGATCGGCCCTTTGCACGTTACCAAAGAGACCTCGATGGTCCTGTTTCTAATCCCAGTTCACTGGAGGCGGGTTACCGATTTGGCCTAAATTATCTGGAAATAGTTCAGCCGATCCATTTCCTGGATGAAACAATCGGGACCATTTACATCCGATCCGATCTCAAGGAAATGTACGCGCATTTCCTGCTTTATACGGTTACGATCGCAGGAATCATGACGATTTCTCTATCGACCGCTTTTATCTTATTGTCGCGATTTCAAAAAGGAATTACGGCTCCCATTTTTGATCTGACAAGCCTCATGAAAGAGATTTCAAGGAAGAAGGACTATTCGCTCAGATCCGGGATTCAAACGGGAGATGAGTTTGGAATTCTGGCAGAAGGATTTAACGGCATGCTGGAACAAATCCAGCGCCGGGATGTTGAGCTAGAGCGGAACAAGACCGATCTCGCAAAGATTAATGAGGACCTCCGGGAACGGGAAGAGGGACTGAGAAAGATTTTTGAAGAAGGTCCATTGGGAATGGCCCTGATCAGCCTGGATAACAATATTATCAGGGTCAATCCCATCCTCTCCCGCATGTTGGGATACACCGCGGAGGAATTGACCCGACTTTCCCTGATCAATATTTCTCATCCAGATGAAACTGACGATTGTCTGATTTATTCAAAGAAACTCATTCAGGGAGATATCCCAACTTACAACATTGAAAAGCGCTACGTCAAAAAGGACGGAACCTATATTTGGGTAAATTTGACCGCATCTCTGATTCGAGAAAAAAACGGGAACCCCCTTTATTTTATCGGGATGATGCAAGATATCACCGAGAAGAAAATGCTCTATGACAAACTGAAACATGACGCCTCCCATGATGGATTAACCAATCTTTCTAACAAAACGCTTTTCCTGGAAAGATTAGAAGGAGCGATTTCTCATTCAAAACGGGAAGATAATTTCAAATTTGCGATTTTATTCCTTGATCTTGACCGCTTTAAGAATGTGAATGACAGTTTTGGCCATGTGGTCGGAGACCATCTTCTGCAGAGCGCGGCAAGAAGGATAAAAAAATCGCTTCGCGCTTACAACACCCTGGCCCGGTTGGGTGGAGATGAATTTGCCATCTTGCTTGAAGATATTAAAGACGATAAAAACCCGATTGTCGTTGCGGAACGGGTGAGAAAGGAGTTGGAGAAATCTTTTAGACTGAACGATCAGGACGTGTTCATTACGGCAAGTATTGGAATCGTGCTGAGTAGCGCAGGATTACATAATGCGGAAGAGATGATCCGCGACGCCGATATTGCCATGTATCAGGCTAAACTGGATGGAAGAAACAGGTATGTGATCTATAACGAAAAGATGCATGAAGAGATAAAATTAACGCTGAGACTGGAGAATGACCTGCGGCATGCCATTGAAAAGAACCAGTTCCTGCTTCATTATCAGCCGATAATTTCAGTCGTCACGGGTGATTTAGTTGGATTTGAATCGCTTGTCCGGTGGCAGCTTGCAACCGGAGAATTGGTTCCGCCCATCCGGTTTATTCCTGTTGCCGAGGAGACAGGTCTTATTTTGCCGATCGGAAAGTGGGTATTTAAGGAGGCCTGCCGCCAGATCGCTATCTGGAAGGAGAAGTTTCCATTCGATCCCCCACTCACGGTGAGCATCAATCTATCTAGCAAACAGATGAAACCCAATTTAATCGGAGAGATCTCTGAAATTCTTGAAGAAGCACGAGTGAGTCCTGAAAATGTGAGGGTGGAGATTACTGAAAGCATTATTATGGAAAATCCTGAAATTTCCTCCCAGATCCTTCTCGAACTCAAAAAAATGAATATCAAGGTCTATTTCGACGATTTTGGGACCGGATATTCGTCATTGAGCTATATCCATAAATTTCATATGGATGCGTTGAAAATAGATCGTTCTTTCGTCAGTACCATGTGTTCCAATACGAACGCGATGGAAATTGTTAAATCGGTCATCGCGATGGCCCATTCTCTTAAAAAGTTTGTCATCGCAGAAGGGGTTGAAACTGCCGAACAACTTGAAGAGTTGAAAAAACTGAATTGCGAATATTTCCAGGGATATCTTTATTCAAAGCCCCTGGATGTCAAAGCGGTAGAAGCCCTCCTTAAACGAAACTCGTTGATTCTTAAAAAGGCCGTTTGA
- a CDS encoding YfiR family protein gives MNLLQSRRKAILLKSAFIFTICLFSIFSGFEKARGETYSGEYRMKAEYIYNFLKFIDWKYRQKGDFVFCVAGKNPFDSDWEVFGKKQIRGKKIIFGQSAHTDPTRCDILFVSSTEASHVSEMIKEIGNSRILTISDTDGFSEKGIIINLRNETGKIRFEINPEAAEKAGIRISSKLLNLATTVHTTP, from the coding sequence TTGAACTTACTCCAGTCAAGAAGGAAAGCCATTCTTCTAAAAAGTGCTTTTATTTTTACAATCTGTCTCTTCTCGATTTTTTCTGGATTTGAAAAGGCGAGGGGAGAGACTTATTCCGGAGAGTACCGGATGAAAGCGGAATATATTTATAATTTTCTCAAGTTTATTGACTGGAAGTATCGTCAAAAGGGCGATTTCGTTTTCTGCGTGGCCGGAAAAAACCCCTTTGATTCTGATTGGGAGGTTTTTGGTAAAAAACAGATCCGGGGGAAAAAGATTATTTTTGGCCAAAGCGCACATACGGATCCCACCCGCTGCGATATCCTGTTCGTCAGTTCTACCGAAGCCAGTCACGTTTCAGAAATGATCAAGGAGATTGGGAATTCGAGGATACTCACGATAAGCGATACGGATGGATTTTCCGAAAAAGGAATTATCATTAATTTACGGAATGAGACCGGAAAGATCCGGTTTGAGATTAATCCCGAAGCCGCGGAAAAAGCTGGAATTAGAATCAGTTCAAAACTATTGAATCTGGCGACAACGGTTCATACGACACCTTGA
- a CDS encoding 2'-deoxycytidine 5'-triphosphate deaminase: protein MDQNKPSLFPNLENDLRSFQTAGILPSQEIKKLILSGAIVSQTSVSESQIQPASMDLRLGPVAYRVRASFLPGEGLTVKNRLEQLCMHEIDLTRPAVLEKGCVYIVPLIEELALPSELSGKSNPKSTTGRLDVFTRLITDYGTEFERIRCGYSGKLYVEIVPRTFSILVHEGTQLNQIRFIQGKPLSSDENLTDLDKKEKLVYKENSPDQALISNGLWISIDLIGGEDSGIIGYRAKPHTPIIDFDQINYYDPLEFWEPIEKPKKGYIILNPDDFYILASKEKIRVPTDYAADMVAYDPSVGEFRIHYAGFFDPGFGYGKNEIKGTRAVLEVRSHEVPFLFNDGQVVGRLIYEKLLEIPEKIYGLNIGSSYQSQGISLGKQFKRF, encoded by the coding sequence ATGGATCAGAATAAACCGTCACTCTTTCCTAACCTGGAAAACGATCTTCGCTCTTTTCAGACAGCAGGAATTCTTCCATCCCAGGAAATTAAGAAACTGATTCTCTCCGGCGCCATTGTCTCGCAAACGTCCGTTTCAGAGAGTCAAATTCAGCCGGCGAGCATGGACTTGAGACTGGGACCTGTCGCCTATCGGGTTCGGGCAAGCTTTCTTCCGGGCGAGGGATTAACGGTTAAAAACCGGCTCGAACAGCTCTGTATGCATGAAATTGATCTGACCCGGCCCGCTGTTTTGGAAAAAGGATGCGTCTATATCGTCCCTTTGATTGAAGAGCTGGCGCTCCCTTCTGAACTTTCTGGAAAGTCGAATCCCAAAAGCACGACGGGACGACTCGATGTCTTTACCCGGCTCATCACAGATTATGGGACGGAGTTCGAACGAATTCGATGCGGGTATTCTGGAAAACTCTATGTTGAAATTGTCCCGAGAACGTTTTCCATTCTTGTTCATGAGGGAACCCAGCTGAATCAGATCCGCTTTATTCAGGGGAAGCCGCTTTCTTCGGATGAAAACCTGACCGACCTGGACAAGAAAGAGAAGCTGGTTTATAAAGAGAATAGTCCCGACCAGGCCCTGATTTCGAACGGCCTCTGGATTTCGATCGATTTGATCGGGGGGGAAGACTCCGGTATTATCGGATATCGGGCCAAGCCTCATACTCCGATTATAGATTTTGATCAGATCAATTATTACGATCCTCTTGAATTCTGGGAACCGATTGAAAAGCCGAAAAAGGGCTATATCATTCTTAATCCCGACGACTTTTATATCCTTGCTTCTAAAGAAAAGATCCGCGTTCCGACAGATTACGCTGCAGACATGGTTGCATATGATCCTTCCGTAGGAGAATTTCGGATTCATTATGCTGGATTTTTCGACCCCGGTTTTGGCTATGGCAAAAACGAAATAAAGGGAACCCGGGCGGTGCTGGAAGTCCGTTCCCACGAAGTTCCTTTTCTCTTCAATGATGGCCAGGTGGTCGGCCGGTTAATTTATGAAAAACTCCTCGAAATACCCGAAAAGATTTACGGTTTGAATATCGGTTCTTCCTATCAGTCGCAAGGCATTTCGCTCGGAAAACAGTTTAAACGCTTCTAA